Sequence from the Macrobrachium rosenbergii isolate ZJJX-2024 chromosome 26, ASM4041242v1, whole genome shotgun sequence genome:
ttagccacgtaaaataagtctaatccatcgggccagccctaggagagctgttaatcagctcagtggtctggtaaaactaagatatacttaacttttctgtccTTCATATAGGCCTTACCACCGTGTTGCAGCAGCCTTGAGGATGAAAGCGGGGACGGTGCATTCGATTATGTATCGCAGGACTAGGCCACGGCCTCCAGCACAGCCTATCTTTGACAGTTTCTCTGTAGGAGCCATACGTCGGCACATCCATACAAAGTTTGTTGCCAAGCAGGCTTTTACTCTCGCATCCCTGGCACAGAACCTGAAGGAAGAAAGTATCATCCCTGAAAGTACCCCAAAGATTTCGCTATGGCGCTTACTCCACAAAATAGGAATCGAGTATAAGACCACTCAGCCCAAGATGTATGGCCGGAAGGAGTCGATTGACATCACGTGCCAAAGGATGCGTTCCCTGCGGGACCTTCAAAGACACAGGGAAGACGGCAGGGAGGTAGTGTACCTGGATGAAACGTGGTTCACAACCATAATGAGTCATAACATGGAATGGGTGGTACAGCCGATGGCTTCATTGAGCGCTAAATCCTCTGCTTCTCAGCTAAAAATACCAGTGGCGACTACCATGGGGAAATGAATGGCGAAATGTTCCTACGGTGGCTAACAACTCAGCTCCTGCCACTCCTAGAGGAGCCTTCGGTATTAGTGATGGACAATGCTCCATACCATAGCATAATGACTAAAGAGAGTCGTTGTCCCACCACTGCTACCATGAAATCTGACCTTATTGAATGGTTACAGCGCAGAAATATATCCTTCCCGCAGCATGGTATAAGACCTGAACTCCTCTACATATGCCGTCAAAATAGGCCAAAGCCTGAGTACAAGGTAGATAACACCATTCGGGAATGGGGTCACGAAATCGTCTGCCTGCCGCCCGCACATCCCGAGCTCAATGCAATCGAGCAGGTGTGGGGACACATGAAACGATACGTGCGCTCCTCACTCCAGCGTTTCACCCGAGCAGACCTGCAGGCCAGATTGGAGGAAGCAAGGCTCTCTGTCACTGGCGATGTATGGGCAGTGGCAGTACGTCGATCACAAGCTTTTGAGGACAGTTATCGTTCAACAGATATCATGCATGACAGTATTGATCCTGTCATTATTAGTCTTGACAGTGACGCTGACGATGAAGTTGACTTGCTCTTAGAAAGCgatgaagacaaaaaaataaataaataaataaataaataaataaagtacaaataaaaaaaatatataaaaataaataaaaataaaaaataaaaaaaaccttcaaagaaaattaaatatgaaggattGTATCCTACCCACATTCGAGTCCCGTTATCGATTGatacaaatattcaatcaaattcaATTCAGTCCTTACAGGGCGTTATAAGTTTTcattggggggggggaagggtgggggcgGGTGAATATATGTGATATTAGGTTAAATAACAATTTTGTTTCTCGTTTTCTATGAATAC
This genomic interval carries:
- the LOC136852795 gene encoding uncharacterized protein; its protein translation is MNGEMFLRWLTTQLLPLLEEPSVLVMDNAPYHSIMTKESRCPTTATMKSDLIEWLQRRNISFPQHGIRPELLYICRQNRPKPEYKVDNTIREWGHEIVCLPPAHPELNAIEQVWGHMKRYVRSSLQRFTRADLQARLEEARLSVTGDVWAVAVRRSQAFEDSYRSTDIMHDSIDPVIISLDSDADDEVDLLLESDEDKKINK